In the Leguminivora glycinivorella isolate SPB_JAAS2020 chromosome 9, LegGlyc_1.1, whole genome shotgun sequence genome, tattgatcagttgcaattttcccccagtccaaattgtcccgccgtaccttatatatttttttgtttgagataatatcaataaaaatatcatacagtaaaaactcattttttttcgcttaaaatacgcaaaatctcgaaaaatgttataccaaacgttttgttccttaagaaattttctatctaataggattttttaaaacagtttttcgcaaaaataccgcaaatttcctcattctcgcctttcatctcatagcgcgactcccatgatgcctctgtccatcctcgttcccaatgtaaaaatggcgtttagattgttgcagcgcgaacgaaattaaacttatgttggttgcaataagacgtagatttgtttaaaaatatgcacacctgcgatctgcggtaataaaattttatggctttcgcgatgatcacattcattaatgtcataaccgccaattgcttgcatttgaaattgaactttaagtactaagaaataacgttgtttttgtaaaaaaatgaaagtagtttttactacattgcgaagttttcgtttgtcaactagacgcacacatttgcaacttagcgatcggacacttttgagtgtcgaatttgtaggcgatagtgtatctaggaaagtttaaatcgatgtttGAATGTCACGGAATAGTTAAATaactatgtgtaatttattttttatggtttaaaaaaataaagattttcgtATTTCACgcgtaaattttttttttttaatactacgtcggtggcaaacaagtatacggtccgcctgatgtaaagggGTCACCgttacctatggacgcctgcaactcaaacagtgtcacatgcgcgttgccaccccattagaaacttgtacactcccttttgctgtgttaagtacaatgtgtgttgtgttaagtacacagcaaaaaggagtgtacaagttccagggttcgggttgccgacgactcaaaggacaatagacggaacaagttagttccgtaagtcctcccgtcatcagcacaccgcaccctcgttgagctctggcagccttactcaccggcaggaacacaacactatgagtagggtctagtgctatttagctgcggtcttctgtaaggcggaggtacttccccagttggactctgctctagattcgagcgagacgatatccgctgtgctgtgccctaccacacaaagcggaatatcattcgctatgccctacctcctactacaTTAAATcctattaaggtacagcggggcaaatctcgactggggagcaattgtaactaatccattttttccattattacactatggtgTTGAGTTCTACACGTATCCACTGAACAAGCCTACCATATACAatcggtggacactatttaataatgcaaacattgtaaaatatggaaaaaatagaccagttacatttgtccccaagttgggatttgccccgctgtaccttatgttattttattaaatgacGAATATACttatcaaattattaaataatatagctgcttaaataagaaaataaagtGGCAAATTACAAACTACGTAACCAATTTCCCATGTGCCTGACCGTAAATGTCATCATAGGATGCATCTATGTACTATgcgtgtaggtaggtatatgcaAAATTTGATTCGCTATTCTAATAAAACAGATACTCAACGCCGATGAGAGATATGCTAACAATTTtgcatattatatgtattatattttcGCCGATGACATTGTCTTGTTCTCACCTACTGCACCCCACCTGTAGACACAATGCTACAAGACCTTAGTACAGCCAGTCTTGTCTTGAAGTCGGATTCGAAATGAACAGGGCAAAAACCCAGTTGATGACCATTGTCGCGAAACATAGGGTCAAGGTAGATGGGCTGGATTTACAGTATGTCGACCAATACAAATACACCTACATGGGCCAGATAACATCCTTCGATGACCGGCAATCCAACGAAATTGATCGCCCAAATTTGGTCATTAACAGAAGCCCAAAAGTCCCGATTCAAGATTTGCCACcgagcaatggagcgcagcatactcgGAGTCCGCAGAATCGATCGGATAAGGAACACTGAGTTGCGCTCCAAAACATGTATCGCAGATGTGGGTGTAAAGGCAGCCAAGCTCAAGTGGGATTGTGTGGGACAGATGGGCCAAAATAGCGACCGAATGGGCACCACCAATTACCCGAGGCCGAGGTAGGCTGaaaatgagatggcggaaaaacctggactcattttgttgcgattggcgggagcatgcacaaagccgtgacgagtggcggaaaataGGGGAGGccttttgcccagcagtgggacacataggctatttaaaaaatgtattacattaataaaattttgaaaaagcccccgaccgcgacatagtagaccgattttcatgaaacatggctgagaacactcccgacttactcagctttcagacaaaaaaaactaaatccaaatcggttcatccgttcgggagctacgatgccacagacagacagatagacaaacagacagacagatacacacacgcagacaaacacgtcaaacttataacaccccgtcgtttatgcgtcgggggttaaaaaatatgcgTCGTACGAAATAGGCTAGAATTCTCTGGTTGACTCATACAACAATTGCTAgacgagcatttcttttttttttgccacttttatgaagtgtgatatttttgaaaaaaaaaaatactatttctactcagaattactagctttttcaatcctagtagttaaaaaaattgtcccgtacgattttttcttattttgttaccattttccgtacatgttgtatggggtaacaaaagaggaaagtaacaaaaatgtatggaaattctgggacactttttgtctcccagtgagattgaaagtactcgtgattctgagtacaattgacctaaaaacaAATGCTCGACATCAATTTCACGTGCTAGCCGATCAAAACTTTTGGCATCTGTACTACCAACGTTTTGGCAGGTTCCTCACGTATTTAAcaggtatttttaaaataacattcaTACGCGGCCATTGTCATGAACGTTTTCAAGGACATGTAGTAGTAAGAAATTAGGCATTTTTAAATTCTTGGCACTGACGAAATGAAATTTTTTTGGACTTTGAACGATCCGCCCGGAAGCAAAAAAAtgcgtaatagttatttgtataaatGGAGGCAAAGTtgttaaccgcacgtgccaaaattgaacctcgagcgtagcgagtggttctaaGGAGTTCTTGAGCGTTGTACTGgatgcgagggtttcaaggcaggAAGGAAGAGACAAACTTCGTTACCGGCGttgggcatcaagttaaaattgttaTGTAATTAGTTTGCACTCTTTCTCATCCATCTTTGAAGAATCAAGAGTAAtggtgaaaatatttttttttacaatagaaTCGTTTATTGTATATTACATTACGAGCATGGATAGAGTGGAACATAAAGGTAtactatgtatgtatacatacatgtgacaccctgtaagggcataTCAATATAATTTCCTTTCATCCtttatgtacagtcgactacaaagagatgtatccactttttcaccttactgcataataataaggtgaaaaaatggattcatctctttgtagtcgactgtacaggATTCACACCGAGGGAGTATTCAAGCTTTTATAGCATCTACGAACTCTATGAAATTATCCCCTATGggcaaaaaaaatgtaattgacTTTTTTCTTTTTCAGAACCGGCACAGCAATAGTATTCTGGCAGTGGGTGAACCAGTCATTCAACGCGCTGGTCAACTACACCAATCGCAACGCCAACTCCCCTCTAACGACGACGCAAATGGGCGTCGCCTACGTTTCTGCCACATCGGCTGCCATGGCAACCGCGCTGACGTTCAAATTTGTGGTGCAGAAGCGCGCTAAGAACCCTATCTTAGCGGTAAGATACTGTCATTACCATATTTAAATTTGGAATCATTACCATCGTCGTCATTACCATCACTATAATTAGTTAATTGCACTAGTTGCAACGCCATCTCGCCTCTCACGACGACACAAGTGGGCGTCGCCTATGTCTCAGTACCTCGGTTGATTCGGTTGCCATGGCAACGGCGCTGACTTTGAATTTAAACGGGCGTAATCATTTGAGgcgtgtcttttcaaaaggacttatttctataagtcaacaaggcttatttctctaggaagacatagataaaaataacctccgttgacttatagaaataagtccttttgaaaagacactgtTCCTCATTTTCACTATGAAAAATTCTATAGCCACCGCACacattaaaaacacaaaaacccTGTCTTGTGTTTTTACAACAGCTTTtactacaaaaatcaaaaaaagtGAGTGTCTGAACCATTATTGGTAAAGGTGTTCCGAAGTTTTAAGATGTGAGATGGATAGTATTCAATTATTAGTACCTATAACTATAATTATTGTTCACCTGatgaagcctgcgttgcggatttaagaatatggtctctgaataaattaatttttgttatcGTTTTTATTTTCAGAGATTCGTGCCTTTTGTAGCAGTGGCTGCCGCCAACTGGGTGAACATTCCTTTGATGCGACAGAACGAAATTCTAAAaggtatgtaaaataaataaccagtacctattctaatgaacacaagttaaattataatctattgaaaatatcacacggggggcaagaaccataccgttctgccctagggatggacagagggcgctacgagtccttgtataaattactcatatgagagataatttcgacctcgacggctgtgacctgggtggccgagcggattaagaggcatctcccgcgataggagagtacgctggttcgattccagcctcaggcaccagaggacttggtcactttttctttcatatatgtaatttatttcggtttttaacCAGTACCTAAGTAATTAAAACCTTATTATTTTAACGAGAAATACGAAAAAAATccaccatcatcatcctccttgagttatcttatcccggcattcgccacggctcatgagagcctggggtcctctTTGACAATTAACCTCAAGATTTTGCGGAGAtactagtttttatgaaagcgactgccacctgaccttctaACCTGAAGATCCCTTACTACTAGGctttattgaaattagtccggtttcctcacgatgttttccttcaccaaagaggatcgagtattatagagagttactgtcgaagtaaaatgtgtaatcacagtgcatagactgccacctcttgacacaagcttaaaactttgaaCCTCAGCTTtgaaaatttggcccatattcttagcttgatatgttttaaaatgtcaaatattaatattagcgccatctagctgagcgtaccccaaaggtgtaactgTAATGCCATCtcggccaccgtacctttttctgtatggtactgaggtacgtttttttcttagactttatcggtctatacggagttatatatgacgaccggtctggcgcagtcagtagtgaccctgcctgctgcgccgcggtcctgggttcgaatcccggtaagggcatttatttgtgtgatgagcacagatatttgttcctgagtcatggatgttttctatgtatataagtatttatatattatatatatcgttgtctgagtacccacaacacaagccttcttgagcttaccgtgggcctcagtcaatctgtgtaagaatgtcctataatatttatttattatttatttatttatatatgtctttgccttcaccgaaaagcgactggcaaatatcaaatgacatttcgcacataagttccgaaaaacgtACGAGCCGGggctcgaacccgcgacctccggattgaaagtcgcacgctcttaccgctatgcACGCTTCATCCGACCAATTATCTATTCACAGGTCTGGAAGTATCGGATGAGAATGGCAAGATAATCGGCAAGTCACAGCTGGCCCCGGCCAAGGGCATCTCACAAGTGGTTACGTCTAGGTGAGTTAGAGACGTTAGGGATTGAAAAGTCTTACGATGATTAAAGAATCAAATGATGGGCAAAGGCCCAGAAGAAAATTTATACAAATAGATCAAGCAAAAGTACCTAgcatgtcaaatgaactcagtcaAATCCACtgatttgtccgtctttactttACTCTCAGCTTATAGATTTCGGGCgaaaatttttgtaagttgaagtcaagaAAGACATATGATGCTGTGATATTTTTTAATTGCCAAAACACAAGGATTATGAACagtcaagggcctgagacatatttccaatcacaggcaagtaacgacgtcagtacaaaatctgacacgctcggcccaacaaatagatgaacttgtttcttctatagtTCTGAGCCTTTGATATTTTATTCATATTGATATTTGCGTTTGATAGCAAAGGACTAAGATTACTAAATTTTATCAATAAAGTATTGACGCCTGTTGCGGATTCATGATTTTACCGTTTTAAGTGGTAATTATTGAAGAATTTATTCACAAatttatagcctgacaagtttttatttgttgcggattttcagctgaactaatttattttactggcaaggattactgtttgacacccgtcgtcgaaagtcatcgaatgtgagtgatgtaaacaagaaggaaatattttaaattttctaacggtttcatcgcaatgAAGAATGTTTATacaaataaggaggccgttccataaaattgccaccagtacaaaacaaggtcccacgcaaaaagaaaataaacatcaatgacttcgattaaggcacaagattcatggattttaggctgttCAGAAGAAAGTATCGAGTCTTAAaaccttgcttattaaattttgattctctagaaccctgttttaattttctacaaatatcaACGGGTAACCAGTACACTCTGTCCCCATTACctatgacgtcggcacattattgccatatgaaagcggtttgtaggcttaatagcgacactctttcagggtcaaataaaatcttgtcagtcTTTAACAATAAATTCTCCTTTTCAGGATCGTAATGTGTGCGCCAGGCATGTTGCTCCTCCCAGTGATCATGGAGAGAATCGAACACAAACCGTGGATGCAACGCATTCGCTGGGCGCATGTCGGCATACAAACCGCTATTGTGGGCATGTTGTAAGTATACAATCAAATATGTGTATCACACTAATGAATAAAATGGTGGCTTTTGACAGTTTAGGACTGTATTCCGTTACAGGCGTCCACTCATACAATCACAGTTTATTTCTCCCATTCATGCCAACTCGGCGTTCGTAAAACGGCTTATGAAGTGATgctagaatttttttttctttttcagtCTAACCTTCATGGTACCGACTGCCTGTGCTCTCTTCCCGCAAAGATGGTAAGtctattttaataatgtattttttttaattggctctTTGTCTAAGGGTAAGGCATAGTGCAGAATTTATGTACAGAAAAATGATCGCCTGTTTTAGACGCCGAAAAAAATCGTTACACGAAATACTTATAATGTTTTTACGGGACAGCTCATATAATGCTCGTATACTATACCACTTTATATTTTTACACCAATTTTATCAATCTATCAAAAATATGTGAGTACTAgtgagtaggtattttttaatcatATTCCAATAGTAAAATTCAGTTTTAATAATACTTGAAACCAGGTATTACGcgtaattttcatataatatatgtagatagatagatagataagtcatttatttggcagactgcaaacacacacaatacaatacacaatttaaaacacacaAATTGGGCGCAACATAAAAAGAGACAGAgcagtaaaatacaattgagacagtaaaaaaaacaacaacaataacaaaaaagagaaaagaaaatacaaactgtgtgcgttgcagcagGACAAAAGGGTCGCGGCTCAGTGATACGCTTCGCTCTTTCGACCGAAGCACTGATTTTCTGCCGGAACCCAGGTCACAATCACAATAGATtacttaaataattacttatataataacgATTTATATAACGTTAAAATGGAAACAAAGTGTTAAGTGTATAGTGTGAATGTTATGTGCATATCGTTTGACGTTTTCTAGATAGTGTTAATGTTAAAGTCGCAAGTATGTAAGCCTAGTCTGACTACTGTTCCCACCAGATTATATTCTGAAATCTGCAACCAAGTACCCGAATGGAATCCCATTTGTTTGCTTCTTGAGgagaatatttttaaatcgaatCTTAAATGATTTTTTGGATTTTAGGTCTCTTAAAGGCGGGGGGATATCATTCCAGCACTTGGTCGCAAGATATCGAAAACAACCTGTAAAGGCAATCGTCCTATGAGGATGTGATTCTAAGATGCAGCGTCGAGTATATCTAGTGCCGTGTCGATGGTGAAAAGAGGATTGATTTATTTTAGAGTACAAATATTCAGGTGACTTGCAATTTCTAACATTGAAGAGAAGACAAGCAAGGTGTAAATGTCTACGTGATGTCACGTTTAGAGTAGAATATTTGTTTAAGTATGGCGTGATATGGCTCCTTGGAGGAATTGTGTAGCAGTATCGATAACAAGCGTTCTGAACTCTTTGTATTAACCTGCGAGTTTTCTGCTGCAGGCGGGGTCCGTACACCACATCGCCGTAGTTCAGCTTTGATAATAATTTGACCAACTGTGCTACGTGCTTTTCAAACCTTAATTGACTGTCTATTATTATGCCCAAGTTTCTGGCCTCTTCTACTCGCTCAATTTGTGATCCATTATCATATATATGTATTACTTTTATTTCAGTAAAATCTCAACGGACACCATCAAACGCTTCGAGCCAGAAAACTACGAAGAAATCATGAAAAATACCGACGGAAAACCTCCGCAATACGTATACTTCAACAAGGGTTTGTAAGGTAGCTGTAAGTAGTTGTTATTATGTGAAAGTGGTATCTTGTCTATGGACACTTTAATATATGAGAGCTTGTACCTCTACCCTCCATGCTTGAGAGGTGACAAAAATATCTCACATACAAGTTGACATAAATCTCACATGATATCTGGATCTTGGAAGTTAACATACATTTTGAAGCATTCTATGAAAACGTCTACCAATGTTCCGTTAGTTCCGTACCAGTGTCCCGCGAATATTCTCCAAATTGGCTGTGGTAAAAGGGTCTTTTTCTGAGGTAATGTGCAGAGTTATGCACAGAAAATTGATTGCATGATTTAAAtgtcgaaaaaaaaaacgcaacACACGAAACATAATGCGTTTGCAAGGGACAGCCCTGAGGCCTAGAAGAATGCTCCAAATGGATTTCATAAAATGTATGGTTCACAAATTATTTGGGAAAAAGCTAAAATCCGCAAAGACTAGATAATTAAGAGTCgaaaaatataaacaaagattttttttacagaGAGATTTTGTTCTAACTAGTCCAATCAAGGCTCTGAATTTCTGACAAACTACTACATCCAGAGTAGGAATGAGTTTTTAAAACTATAAATGTGTCCATAGACAACCTTGACAAAATATGTATCAGTGATTGTTATAGGTGACCAGTGTTGCCATATCAAATGGTCTTAAATACTAGACGATGAGTAAGCCGAAATGTAGATTTAAGATAATGTTTAGCGTACTTTACTggcgtttatttttaattgctgatttttttaaacttttttttatcgaatcgaatatttttgaaatcaaagtgcaacatttcttttttttaagtatatataagtatttaagttTATATTCGATTACGAAAGTTGCTTACGTTAATTTGTTAAAAAGGATATCATATTTTAAGGCTGTACTTACTTCGTTTCTCAGAAATATTAGCAATTAAGCGTTATTGTATACCAGTattgttttttatattaaaaggtatttattatttacctttTAAAATCATGTcttcattttattaatttttattttctttttaagaTTGTTTTAAAAATTCTTTTTAGGAATGTTTATTTTTGgctttattttttttctctatatTAAAAACAATACATTCCGATTGGTATTACTAAATGAAATATGTATAGTCTGTGCTTTTACATGCATTTGCTGTTATTGTTTAATCGCACTAAGGAATTAAGAGTGTTACTAAATCTAATAATGCTAATTTAGGTATGTAATATACTATTTCAAACTTGCAGTGAGTAGGGCAGTACCTTTGGTGTGAATATCACTCGAAAACGCTAATGCTACGTAGCATTTATTGGCTCAACTTGAAGTCGCTTTGCGTGCGCTACCACAGATTAGGTAATTGCGTGATTTTTGATAACCCTGAATGGTCGTAAGggataaaaaagaaaaaaaaattaaaaagccaTCCTGGAGAGGAACAACACGATTCGATCCTGCATTGACACTTATGTTTTGTAGGAAAGGTCCTTTTTGTACGTATAAGTAGtgtatttactattatttattctgtggtaTACGATCTTGAACAACGCACCAAGCGGGACATTTTGGAGGTACAGCTTAACAAATCTAAACAAATGAATTTGAAAACGAAACTTAACGATTTCGAATGATGTTTACATTAGGGGCTTTTAATGTATACTTAATTAGTCAATTACTGTCGAATTTATAGTTCCGCTAATGAatccaaataaaataatcagaATTGTGATTTATTATAACGCTCTTTTTAAATATTCTAGTCTTCTTTTGTGCTCAAAAGCAATA is a window encoding:
- the LOC125229499 gene encoding sideroflexin-2 — its product is MASDMRIDITKPLWDQSTFVGRFKHFAFISNPLLSLVPESELHEAKELYFKYKEGKEPANTPMDKVVRAKQLYESAFHPDSGELQNVFGRMSFQMPGGCLVTGAMLQWYRTGTAIVFWQWVNQSFNALVNYTNRNANSPLTTTQMGVAYVSATSAAMATALTFKFVVQKRAKNPILARFVPFVAVAAANWVNIPLMRQNEILKGLEVSDENGKIIGKSQLAPAKGISQVVTSRIVMCAPGMLLLPVIMERIEHKPWMQRIRWAHVGIQTAIVGMFLTFMVPTACALFPQRCKISTDTIKRFEPENYEEIMKNTDGKPPQYVYFNKGL